Proteins encoded within one genomic window of Tamandua tetradactyla isolate mTamTet1 chromosome 11, mTamTet1.pri, whole genome shotgun sequence:
- the LAMTOR5 gene encoding ragulator complex protein LAMTOR5 codes for MEETLEQHLEDTMKNPSIVGVLCTDSQGLNLGCRGTLSDEHAGVISVLAQQAAKLTSDPTDIPVVCLESDNGNIMIQKHDGITVAVHKMAS; via the exons ATGGAGGAGACTTTGGAGCAGCACTTGGAGGACAC AATGAAGAATCCATCAATTGTTGGCGTCCTGTGTACAGATTCACAAGGACTTAATCTGGGCT GCCGTGGGACTTTGTCAGATGAGCATGCTGGGGTGATATCAGTTCTAGCCCAGCAAGCAGCTAAGCTAACTTCTGACCCCACTGATATTCCAGTGGTATGTCTAGAATCAGATAATGG GAACATTATGATCCAGAAACATGATGGCATCACTGTGGCAGTGCACAAAATGGCCTCTTGA